Genomic window (Phragmites australis chromosome 21, lpPhrAust1.1, whole genome shotgun sequence):
TAAATGCAGAACAACATATCATGATTCGGTAAAGGATACCCTGCAAATGATAAGTTTAAGGTGTCACCACTCACACAAGCATTGTAGCATAAAACCAGGTGGAAATAGAGGCTAGAACAGTTACCTTGGAGATCAGCCTCGTGTTCAAGCCCAGACGAGTCGCGCCAGTCAATGCGTTCCCGGCGTTCCCACCTCCGGATATCTGCAATGGCACACCAAGAATGCACGGGGAAGCAAGAAAAGGGTAACTCCAATGCCGCGAACCTGAGATCACAGGGGGACTAGAGACCCGCACGAAATTTCTTGATCAAGGCTGATCGCCTCACCTGCAGATCCTCGGTGCGGATCTTGTCGTCGGGCCGCGGGTACGCGTCCACCGCGGCGAGGTAGTCCAGCGTCAGCAGCCCGCAGCCTAGCTGCAAGCAAGAGCCATCTCACCACCGGTCAGTCAGTCAGTCAGAGGAAACAAACCGAGCGGACAACTCCGCGAGCGGATCTTTCTCTCGTGCGGGGAGCGAGGAGGGTCCAGTGCCGAGCGGCGCACCACGACGCTGTTGTTCGTGGCGAGAACGGGTGGGAGTCGGCGGGGCCTGGCGGCGCTGAGACCGAGAGGCGTGGACTGGATGGGGACGACGCCGCGGTGGCCGGGCGCCGCAGAGCAGGGGCGGAGGAGAGGGGACGCCGGCGGCAGCGAGCAGTGGAGGAGAAGTGGCATGGTGGAGGGACCGTGGCACAGGCTGGCCAGCCGACCGGCCGGCCGGCAGCGAGGGTGGAGAGCGGAGAGGGCGGAGTTTGGTGGGAGTAACCGAACAAGGAGGAGCAGACCGCTCTTGTCTTGGGCGCCGACCGCCGAGTGGTCCACGTCGCGCGATCAGATGGGGCGGGGCCGTAGCTGTCCTCGTGCTAGAGGCCCGATCTGCACGTCCAAAAATTCTCACTCGTAGGAGTGGACTCGTTATCCGTGAAAGCTCAGTGCGATAagatgataattttttatttatatgatGATGTGCTGTTTCAGAacgtttttatttttaaatttttaaataaaaaattacaaatatatgtgtcggtttataaaaaaatcaaaaataaactCATAGCGTGCATTAAAAGGGCGAGATGTCTTTTTAGGGATCACaaaatttatcatttttatttctcattacaCAAGTAATTATTCaggtttagtttttttaaaactaggtgatagcatcctctacataaaaaaaaaagtttcagattttttcatgactattttgataatattttgaattttaagagtgtATGAACGTAATAGTTTTTCATTTTTAAACATATCTTATATTGGAAGAGCGACGGATGAAAGAAGTGTAGATTTACACTTTTTCAAAACAGtggtatatatttgcaatttcttaatttaaaaaaatatacaaaaattcAGCCGTTTCATTCGAGAATCTTGGACCGGCCCACGCCACATAGAATGGCCGTGAGCCAATCCGGGCTTCTCCAGTAACAATGGGCCTTACTATCGAAAGGTAGAATCTTGGATCGGCCCATCCACTTGGAATGGGCCAACATTTGGACTTTTCAAAAAAGCCCACTAAAACATGCCCCAGCCCAACACCGGAACATGCCTACGGCTCCGAAGCCCCATTCGCACCTATAAAACCAGCGCCACCCCAAAACCCTCGCAAAccctagccccccccccccacccgcTCTCGCCGCCGCCATCACCGCCGCCGCGCGAAGCAAGCAGGAGCAGCCAGGATGCCGGCGGGCCACGGACTGCGCTCCCGGACGCGCGACCTCTTCGCGCGCCCCTTCCGCAAGAAGGGTTACATCCCGCTCACCACGTACCTGCGCACCTACAAGATCGGCGACTACGTCGACGTCAAGGTGAACGGTGCCGTCCACAAGGGCATGCCGCACAAGTTCTACCATGGCCGCACGGGCCGCGTCTGGAACGTCACCAAGCGTGCCATCGGCGTCGAGATCAACAAGCAGGTATAGGACACAGATCCCCTCCTCGCTTGATTCTGGGGCAGTGGGCGCTCGCCTCTGTTGAACTGGTTGTATAGGGCGTTTACTGTTATTACGCTGATGGATCTTTCGTTGTTGTGATTATAGGAATAGGAAGTGCTTAGTTTAACTCATGGTAAGATGGCGATGGTATGTTACATGACTCACATTTGAAAGGATTTGTGCAAGTTATTGATCGTATCAGCATGCGATTTGGTTATGTAGTGGCAGGAATGGGCAACTACAGCCATTTCATTTCGAGGTTCTGCGTAGATCTGTCTGATTAATAACTCCGTCTTACATGATCTGGTAGTGATATTATGTGGTAGTATTTGTTGGTTCTAGTTTCTGCGTAGATGATTGGATTTTAGTCGCCCTGTAGACAGGGTTCAACTTATCGTTTGGGGCATGAAAACCGAGACCCGGCGTTAACCGCGATAACCGCTCAAAATTCGTCGAGAATTCGCTCTAAATTCACTCAATTTGAAATTCGGTGAAAATTCAGACCGAAACGACCGAACTGTAACTGGTCGATTTGCACCGTTTTCTGAGCGGTTTCGCCTATTTATCGAGcgtttttctgaattttttgtaTTGTTGGCAACCGTTTGGTATTgttgatttatcgagcggttttctcgaattccAGTGAAGTTCGACAAAAAaatggctcaaccttgtaaaatcaataactaattcatctgagcttcaaatcaaatgaaactaattttgttggtttcctagTAATacgatctacatgataaaagtatttatactcataaaaaagttgaatattttctgtgagaaaatgtatttgctaaaccaagttaaatgcatattttactctttgctaatccaaaaatcataaaaccaattttttagcaTTCTTACATGATTTTatgtcttctaaaaatacatgaactcctgaaatagttattgtaacatgcaggattgtgtaaatttgttgcaactagattaattcataactaactcatcgcacctccaaaattagtgaagtcacttttattagtttacttatactatgttttatgtaggaaaaataatggtagacatgaaaaagttaattacagtgctgtttcttaacatattcactttatgcttctgaactttgtaaaaatcgtggagaaattaataaaactctaaatgaagtgaaaccaattttaaagatcctcttaagatacgccttacacaagaaaaatatgtatttgcatgttaagcttttccttaacatgagttaataaatgagttgtgcgcttcaagttttttcttttttttttcaaacttcctccctacagaatatgatgcaaacaacattatttttgacAAGTTTTTTTcaacagaagttcttagaattgactctagttttttttaggattttttttcttattttttgaattttttgaattcaaatttggtaaCCGATCGGTTTATATTATCGGAGCGGAGCGGTAAGGTCGGTTACCTCGAATTTTGAGCGGTAACCGATGAATTTGTTAACCCTGCCTGTAGGTAATCGGATTCAATTGGGGTGTTTAAATGCAGTTCCGTTTATTTATTTGTTCTCTGTTGTTATGCTCGAAGTTTGTATGTTTTGGTCTATCAACTATAGTTTTGTTGTAATTTGTAGATAATAGGCCATAGAGCTTCCACATTGGAATTGGCTTTCAAAATCTGATGTATTCTTGTGATGTGATGTGTAAATGTTTTAGTTGCTCCACAGCAAATAACTTTGGCTTGCACTGTGCAGAGCAAGATTTCAATCACATTACCAAATAATATGTTCTTATGCTCCTACATGGGCAAGGGATCAAAATGCCCATATGGTGTTGATCTTTGTTTTGAATTTATTCGCCTTTCAAGATTGTGcaatagttttttttgttaACTTAATTCCAAATCCGGTCCTTATGTTTATGGTGTTAAATCTAATCAAGTAAAGGTTGTAATAATGTATTGATTGTTGCAGAAGTGCAAAAATTTCTGATTGACCACTATATCCAACACTTTCATACTCTTCTGCATTTCACTCTTGGGGTAATATGCATAGTATAGGATGGTATTAGGCTATTTGTGCTGGACATATGCTATGTGCAGTGGTGTTGTGAATGATGTTGCTTAATTTTTGCATACATTCTTTGATATCTTTTCAGGTTAATGGCCGTGTCATCAGTAAGCGTATTCATGTCCGTGTGGAGCACGTGCAGCCATCCAGGTGCACTGAGGAATTCCGCCTGAGGAAAGCGAAGAACGACAAGCTGAAGGCGGACGCCAAGGCGCGAGGCGAGGTCATCAGCACCAAGAGGCAGCCACAGGGCCCCAAGCCTGGCTTCATGGTCGTCGAGGGTACCATGCTCGAGACGGTTACCCCCATCCCATACGATGTAGTCAACGATCTCAAGGGTGGTTACTAGAATGTTTGGTCTTTCTACCTGCACTACCCAGTTGAATCTATGCTACTAAAATTTTGCTCGCGCCGAGCAGCAGTCTGGACCTGTTCTTTGTTCCTGTCAAATGATTTTGGGTCGCAAGTTGGAATCCTGAGTTTCTCAGAACGAAGACGTGCTTGCTTTATTATGCTCGTGGTGGTAATTACATCTATTGATCCTAAGTTTTCTTATTTACTAAAGATCATTGTGGATGGTTGGTTCTCTATGGCCGGCTTATATGGAGAGTCGCTGTGATGACTATGAGTTTGTGGCTTCCAGTGctccctctcctttctcttgtttGCACGGTTAGATATGTTAGGACCCGAAGCTTCCCTGCTGAGGAGTACCAAGGATTCATTCTTGTTGCTTTAAGATGCAATTTCTTCTTTTTGGTTCTTATCCTCTTAGAGATATGTTTAGTTTTCTAAACGAGGTTTTATAAGCCTATGGTATAAATAGGTTGAGCAttggagttatatttattaaaaagaatagttgttgattatttttttaaacagaTTTATTTGAGTTTTTTTAGCTGAATGaattatgattaattatttgtataaagatgattatatggTATTGATAAGTAGATTTATCTACATTAGTGGATGTAGATCTATATATGTTGGGTTAGGATGAGGCTAATAGTTGCATCTGTTGGAGCAGGGTTAGGATGAGACTAATAGTTGTATTCATCGGAGCAAACTATAACAGTGGATATATGCAACTAGCTAAACAAAACAGGGGATCTGCGTTGGCTAGAATGGGGGCATATCTGGGAACCAAACACGCCTAGATGTGGGGCCAGACTTCCCGTACAGTTGCTACTGTTGCAGCTAGCATGATTGGCAACTTGCTGGGTTGCTGCTTTGCTACCGTGTTGCCACGGAGTCGGACACGCAAGTTGTAGGCTTGTCGATGCTCTGTTTCATTCCGACTTCCAAAGTCTTCAGGCAGATTCATCCACCCATCGAGACTTCGGTGATGTGACATCGTTCTCTTCAAATTATAGGAGATGTTTAGCTTCACGCATGCTAAGTTAACAAGTTGCAGTCCCAGTTGTAACGTGTCAGGAGAGTATCACTTAGGTTCAGATAGGGAATGATCAGATTCAGCTAAAACTCCAGAAGGAAACGGAGGGATCTGTTCTAAGTAGTCTTTTGAGAATCAGAAATCTCTTCTTTTGATTAATGGgtttatatacatatatatatattcaagaaTAAGTACATGTCCATTCGATGACAGTTCCACCGAATAGGTGTCTCATTATTGTAATTGTTAATGATAGTTTAATTactaattgatcacatgtttaactaaaagggtgtgtttATAATATTCTCCCTGATCAATTATCCTGTATGTAAACTTTTTAAtgaaaactcctttaaaatcctgtggaaaaaatatgaggagaaatgatatgttatatgttgatatatcataaaaaatacttaaAATCCAATGGAAAAATAtaaagagaaaatgatatggtatatatttttgtaaagTCATATGAGAAAATTTATTGGTGAGGTTAGAGAgcaataattatgatatttagatcatattaaaacctccGAAAATCATTTGAAAAATGGGAGGAACAAaatagatattgcctcattaagaAACTTATATGAGAAACTATATAGGAataactcataaaggaaaagaatgTAATATAATAGAACAGGTTATTTATTCAGGAATCAACTCCCCCTGAATTTTACAAATCTCACAGTC
Coding sequences:
- the LOC133903862 gene encoding large ribosomal subunit protein eL21x/eL21w-like, with protein sequence MPAGHGLRSRTRDLFARPFRKKGYIPLTTYLRTYKIGDYVDVKVNGAVHKGMPHKFYHGRTGRVWNVTKRAIGVEINKQVNGRVISKRIHVRVEHVQPSRCTEEFRLRKAKNDKLKADAKARGEVISTKRQPQGPKPGFMVVEGTMLETVTPIPYDVVNDLKGGY